From the Sulfolobales archaeon genome, the window CGATCAGCCCTATAACATTGCTCTTCGTTAGAAGACCCGCAGCGACTCCAAGCACGAAGGCCCCCTCCTCCAGGGTCATCCAAATGTTATATACATTAGGAGCACCCTTCTGGAAGCAGTCGACACATACGAAGAGTGTGTTGGGGAATTGAGGAGCTATTTTCTGGGCCATCTCCATATATTGGATCCCCTGGAGTATTATCACATCATAGCCCCTCCTAGCGAGATCTATAGCTACTGGCTCGGCCTTCGTCCCATCGAAGAGGTTTCTAGCGATTGTTAAGTTAAAACCATAGATCCTCGATAGCTTTGTTATCGCCTCTATCGCAGCATAGTTCCACGAAAAATCCGACTCATCTATCGGCACTATGATCCCTACCTTAAGCTGTGCCAGAGGCGATGCAGCGCTCGGCGCAGCGGCGGTGATAGTTACATATGTAGGGGTGGTAATGGTCAGGGTCTGGACAGCCCCTGGAGCACCGGTAACTGTGACTGTTTTCTCAACAACCAGAGGGGGTCTAACCCATCCATAGGCTGCTATAGCTGCGAGGATCACAACTATTATTAATAGGCCTGCTGTCTGTAGAGAAATCCCCCGTATATCCATCATATACCACCAACTAAACTTAACTAATATGACTTATAAATCTGTCGCTAATGATAAGCAAATAATATAGAGATCGCTCATAACAAAAGATTTTAGTTGATACTGTTTAGATATTTTAAGATTTTTAGTCGAAGTATAGTCCTTTCGTCTCGGGGGCTAGGTAGAGGATAGCTAGGCCAGCTATAGCAGCTACTATTGTTATCGCTATCAGAGGCGTTACAAAGGATCCTGTGGCTTGGAGGAGTGCTCCAAACACTATCGGTCCCATCACAGCTACGACCTTTCCAACCCCCTCTGCCATGCCGAAGGCCTTTCCTCTGAGCTTTGTTGGGAATAACTCACTTGTAAATGGATATACACTCCCCCAGGCTCCTAGGTTGAAGAAGCTCACAGCTAGGGCTGATAGTGTGAAGGCTATTAGATCTCCTGTGGAGAAGGCCATCGAAATGCCTGAGAGACCGCTTAGTATTAGATATGGTGCTAGGGTTCTCTTCCTCCCAAGGATCTCTACTAGAT encodes:
- a CDS encoding BMP family protein, which produces MMDIRGISLQTAGLLIIVVILAAIAAYGWVRPPLVVEKTVTVTGAPGAVQTLTITTPTYVTITAAAPSAASPLAQLKVGIIVPIDESDFSWNYAAIEAITKLSRIYGFNLTIARNLFDGTKAEPVAIDLARRGYDVIILQGIQYMEMAQKIAPQFPNTLFVCVDCFQKGAPNVYNIWMTLEEGAFVLGVAAGLLTKSNVIGLIGGGRVPSIWAGHEAFKAGVLLVNPNVKFLEYYAPLSWADVAGARRAAESFIAQGADVIFSSGDGIDIGVSLAASERKVWFTTVYVDLPRVKPMDTLLGSIVFNWDIVYSKALIDRVTGDWKYGFLTATMASGIVKVSFGPKVPEDVKQRALKYQDMILMGLLKIYFDVDPAKGTFKCFDNPDLPECKPTAAKITFKG